Proteins from a genomic interval of Pseudonocardia sp. C8:
- the mobF gene encoding MobF family relaxase produces the protein MGVVRVTAMAPGSVEYLLHGCDSRPEQPPERDSGQGVESPGLDGPQHEAGHSHGTASAAEYLTSATEHGEPDGVWFGGGLEALGLPVAAGDTATAGDVRAIFGQLRYPEHMVEGSTEKTPVYLGSKPRKFRTAAQIVADALKQEPDATAERRFELEVSAKKNTRTPTAYYDVTFSPVKSVSLYYTALLAVGDDEGAEAVRVAHEQAVRIALSSAEADVAYVRSGRHEGRGPSGRTVGAWEAATGLAGVIYCHHTNRDGEPQLHSHAGVLNRAATVDGRVLALDGQAFRPVKEAIAAAYTRAYQQLLTESLGVVFEMRADGVAREIAGFDRELLAAASSRTHDKVRPRVAELVEAYTARHGRPPGARAKRALVEQAVKDTRMPKTGLAGPAAVLAWATGERGRRERLSAALDAVDEAVLGAAAGGGHPAVVGMSVPEGMTGQLTGREVAEVVLAEVDTFHAATAQAVDGHSDGHGNGHSVGRLAGSVDELSMLGFVVDQALAAGIVDVQDRYATWTVGNLIAAIDTHLGDHAGAVGVSAEQRPAFVAALAHAVLDEPGRYGIVQVSAGDPVPVPDELRRLGPGGDGRSMFRAHIDERYATFRAIGDEERLLGYTHTDTGARVAGDRIGAVLAGLDARGLSMDQASVVAGVLGSGRTVDVLVGPAGTGKSHTVGALASAWQHEVGGRVLGLATAQMAAQNLTGLGLEGLNTAQWRRQFVPDPDTGQLRDRLGPGDLIVLDEAGMSSTAEITEIADLAAAAGAKVLLTGDHHQLQPIGAGGMFAHLAGQPEALTLDTVHRFVNDWEAEASLQLRDGDVAAVAAYTDRGRVRTGTLDDLAAHAVRGHLADMLDGKQALLIVGTNQMAHRLSRQVHDELVRLGRVGPEVLATAADCNEIGVGDLIQATCNDNRLRVDPGPDGALRPVTNKERYTVLGLDRQGQLLAKDDHGAIAHLTREYVGEHVTLAYAVTNHSAQGVTVQAARALIDRDATRESAYPAITRGREYNLLYLVTEQAPDAHDQRRIEDTAAQGLADLLARSDIDQAALTLRESAEHDVQSFATLGALINQVSMRASGTRNAEILTELLPDDLAERLQGEDAYGRLLTRVYAAELDGHDPRALVPEAIAMRGFDDAQAVSQVLHWRIGRLLEDREPEHTATHGPEWDTVAETLAPGPVRDYLERLGDRAVERQQVLGAEIAAEPPQWAHDRLPAIPDAEAAPEQRADWERRAGLIAAYREYRGVPDHQSSLGEAPPAQQPFAYALWRSATEALDPDPAALAWQQKETSELYRAREAWALALYHADEYGPRPVGEELASTQRLAAEIRDDALITRAEALTDEHTPERRAELLDTAQRYQDLAEDYSEQAAALASEYEARQRWWEQVAPLREADQAAATELERRNLPAWRPLPGQRPERGEQLDLLEAAPSPEAAAEASQVGAPEVADPGTDAPTVAPQEEHESLTSAIGDPRAEPDAAPVAAMDAAGPPDQPVTPAPGTVLEHDVDTEPSYNGEADPGEDPAARTTAALTQLRAAARDQALGQDRPTAPERGEPDPRQAARDAYTARAHRDQLALEAERRTGQQHSRGGRAFDHQLGHDDPGHDHAEYGYDPDDDY, from the coding sequence ATGGGCGTCGTACGCGTGACCGCGATGGCGCCCGGGTCTGTCGAGTACCTGTTGCACGGCTGCGATTCGCGCCCTGAACAGCCCCCGGAGCGGGATTCGGGACAGGGTGTCGAATCGCCCGGTCTGGATGGCCCGCAGCACGAGGCCGGACATTCGCACGGTACTGCCAGTGCAGCGGAGTATCTGACCTCGGCGACTGAGCACGGGGAGCCGGACGGGGTGTGGTTCGGCGGCGGGCTGGAGGCGCTCGGGCTGCCGGTGGCGGCCGGTGACACTGCCACCGCGGGGGACGTGCGGGCGATCTTCGGGCAGCTGCGCTACCCCGAGCACATGGTCGAAGGGTCGACGGAGAAGACCCCGGTGTACCTCGGTTCGAAGCCGCGGAAGTTCCGCACGGCGGCGCAGATCGTGGCCGATGCGCTCAAGCAGGAGCCGGATGCGACGGCGGAGCGCCGCTTCGAGCTCGAGGTGTCGGCGAAGAAGAACACCCGCACTCCGACGGCCTACTACGACGTGACGTTCTCACCGGTGAAGTCGGTGTCGCTGTACTACACCGCGCTGCTGGCTGTTGGTGATGACGAGGGCGCGGAGGCGGTCCGGGTGGCGCACGAACAGGCCGTCCGGATCGCGTTGTCGTCGGCCGAGGCGGACGTGGCCTATGTCCGCTCTGGCCGCCACGAGGGTCGCGGTCCGTCTGGGCGGACAGTGGGGGCGTGGGAAGCGGCCACCGGGCTGGCCGGGGTCATCTATTGCCACCACACCAACCGGGACGGGGAGCCGCAGCTGCACTCGCACGCCGGTGTGCTGAACCGGGCGGCCACGGTCGATGGCCGGGTCCTGGCGCTCGACGGTCAGGCGTTCCGGCCGGTCAAGGAGGCGATCGCGGCCGCGTACACGCGGGCCTACCAGCAGCTGTTGACCGAGTCGCTCGGTGTGGTGTTCGAGATGCGTGCCGACGGGGTGGCGCGGGAGATCGCCGGGTTCGACCGCGAGCTGCTGGCCGCGGCCAGCAGCCGCACCCACGACAAGGTGCGCCCCCGTGTGGCTGAGCTGGTGGAGGCCTACACCGCCCGGCACGGGCGGCCCCCCGGGGCTCGGGCCAAGCGGGCACTCGTCGAACAGGCCGTCAAGGACACCCGGATGCCCAAGACCGGGTTGGCCGGGCCGGCCGCGGTGCTGGCTTGGGCGACCGGGGAGCGTGGCCGTCGGGAGCGGTTGTCGGCGGCGTTGGACGCGGTCGACGAGGCGGTGCTGGGCGCCGCGGCCGGGGGCGGCCACCCGGCCGTCGTGGGGATGTCCGTCCCGGAGGGTATGACCGGCCAGCTGACCGGCCGGGAGGTGGCCGAGGTCGTGCTGGCCGAGGTCGACACGTTCCACGCGGCCACCGCGCAGGCCGTCGACGGCCACAGCGACGGCCACGGCAACGGCCACAGCGTCGGTCGCCTGGCCGGAAGTGTGGACGAGTTGTCCATGCTCGGGTTCGTGGTCGACCAGGCCTTGGCCGCCGGGATCGTCGACGTGCAGGACCGGTACGCGACGTGGACGGTCGGGAATTTGATCGCGGCCATCGATACCCACCTCGGTGACCACGCCGGGGCCGTCGGGGTGAGTGCCGAGCAGCGGCCAGCGTTCGTGGCCGCGCTCGCGCACGCCGTGCTGGACGAACCCGGCCGCTACGGGATCGTGCAGGTCTCGGCTGGCGACCCGGTGCCGGTACCCGACGAGTTGCGGCGACTCGGGCCAGGCGGAGATGGGCGGTCGATGTTCCGCGCTCACATCGATGAGCGCTATGCCACCTTCCGCGCGATCGGTGACGAAGAGCGCCTCCTGGGCTACACGCACACCGATACCGGCGCGCGGGTCGCGGGTGACCGGATCGGGGCGGTGCTGGCCGGACTCGATGCACGGGGACTGTCGATGGATCAGGCATCGGTGGTCGCCGGGGTGCTGGGGTCCGGACGCACCGTCGACGTGCTCGTCGGCCCGGCCGGCACCGGGAAATCGCACACCGTCGGTGCGCTCGCCTCGGCGTGGCAGCACGAAGTCGGGGGCCGGGTGCTTGGGTTGGCGACTGCGCAGATGGCCGCGCAGAACCTGACCGGGCTCGGGCTGGAGGGGCTGAATACCGCGCAGTGGCGGCGACAGTTCGTACCGGACCCAGACACCGGGCAGCTCCGCGACCGGCTCGGACCCGGCGACTTGATCGTGCTCGACGAGGCCGGGATGAGCAGCACCGCCGAGATCACCGAGATCGCCGATCTGGCCGCTGCGGCCGGGGCCAAGGTCCTGCTGACCGGGGACCACCACCAGCTGCAGCCGATCGGCGCCGGGGGCATGTTCGCGCATCTGGCCGGGCAGCCCGAGGCGCTGACGCTGGACACGGTGCACCGGTTCGTCAACGACTGGGAGGCCGAGGCGTCGCTGCAACTGCGCGACGGGGACGTTGCCGCGGTGGCCGCCTACACCGACCGCGGTCGGGTCCGTACCGGCACCCTCGACGACCTGGCCGCCCACGCCGTGCGCGGGCACCTGGCCGACATGCTCGACGGGAAACAGGCGCTGTTGATCGTGGGCACTAACCAGATGGCACACCGTCTGTCGCGGCAGGTTCACGACGAGCTGGTCCGGCTCGGGCGGGTCGGCCCCGAGGTCCTGGCCACTGCAGCCGACTGCAACGAGATCGGGGTCGGGGACCTGATCCAGGCCACCTGCAACGACAACCGGCTCCGCGTCGACCCCGGCCCTGACGGTGCCCTGCGGCCGGTGACGAACAAGGAGCGCTACACCGTGCTCGGCCTCGACCGGCAGGGGCAGCTGCTCGCCAAGGACGACCACGGCGCGATCGCACACCTAACAAGGGAGTATGTCGGCGAGCACGTGACGCTGGCGTATGCGGTCACCAACCACTCCGCCCAGGGCGTCACCGTCCAGGCTGCCCGCGCGCTGATCGACCGGGACGCCACACGGGAGTCGGCCTACCCGGCCATCACTCGCGGCCGGGAGTACAACCTGCTCTACCTGGTCACCGAGCAGGCCCCGGACGCCCACGACCAACGCCGTATCGAGGACACGGCGGCGCAAGGGCTGGCCGACCTGCTGGCCCGCAGCGACATCGACCAGGCCGCCCTGACCCTCCGCGAGAGCGCCGAGCACGACGTGCAGTCGTTCGCCACCCTCGGCGCGCTGATCAACCAGGTCAGCATGCGGGCCTCCGGCACCCGCAACGCCGAGATCCTCACCGAACTGCTGCCGGACGATCTGGCCGAACGCCTGCAGGGCGAGGACGCCTACGGCCGGCTGTTGACCAGGGTCTATGCCGCCGAGCTCGACGGGCATGACCCGAGGGCGCTGGTGCCCGAGGCCATAGCCATGCGCGGTTTCGACGACGCCCAGGCCGTCTCCCAGGTGTTGCACTGGCGCATCGGCCGACTTCTCGAAGACCGCGAACCCGAGCACACCGCCACCCACGGCCCGGAGTGGGACACCGTCGCCGAGACGCTGGCCCCCGGCCCGGTCCGCGACTACCTCGAGCGGCTCGGCGACCGCGCTGTGGAACGGCAGCAAGTTCTCGGGGCCGAGATCGCGGCCGAGCCGCCGCAGTGGGCGCATGACCGGCTTCCCGCGATTCCCGACGCGGAGGCGGCACCCGAGCAGCGCGCCGACTGGGAACGGCGGGCCGGACTGATCGCGGCCTACCGTGAGTACCGCGGTGTCCCTGACCACCAGTCGTCGCTCGGTGAGGCACCGCCGGCACAGCAGCCGTTCGCCTACGCCTTGTGGCGTTCAGCGACCGAAGCCCTGGACCCGGACCCAGCCGCGCTCGCCTGGCAACAGAAGGAGACCAGCGAGCTGTACCGAGCCCGGGAGGCCTGGGCGCTGGCGCTCTATCACGCCGACGAATACGGGCCCCGTCCCGTCGGCGAGGAACTGGCCTCCACCCAACGGCTGGCCGCTGAGATCCGGGACGACGCCCTGATCACTCGCGCCGAAGCCCTCACCGACGAACACACCCCGGAACGGCGCGCCGAACTGCTCGACACCGCCCAGCGCTACCAGGACCTCGCCGAGGACTACTCCGAGCAGGCCGCCGCGCTGGCCAGCGAGTACGAGGCGCGGCAGCGGTGGTGGGAACAGGTCGCTCCACTGCGTGAGGCCGACCAGGCCGCGGCCACCGAACTCGAGCGCCGCAACCTGCCGGCCTGGCGCCCCCTCCCCGGCCAGCGACCCGAGCGCGGCGAACAACTCGACCTGCTCGAGGCCGCACCCAGCCCCGAGGCGGCCGCCGAGGCCAGCCAAGTCGGGGCACCAGAGGTGGCAGACCCAGGCACGGACGCGCCCACCGTCGCGCCGCAGGAGGAGCACGAGTCGCTGACCTCGGCCATCGGCGACCCCAGGGCCGAGCCGGACGCTGCCCCTGTGGCGGCGATGGACGCGGCCGGGCCGCCGGACCAGCCGGTCACTCCGGCTCCCGGAACGGTGCTCGAGCACGACGTAGACACCGAGCCCTCTTACAATGGTGAGGCCGACCCCGGCGAGGACCCCGCTGCCCGCACCACGGCCGCACTCACCCAGCTGCGCGCGGCCGCGCGCGACCAAGCCCTCGGGCAGGACCGCCCCACCGCTCCGGAGCGCGGCGAGCCCGATCCCCGGCAGGCGGCCCGCGACGCCTACACCGCACGAGCCCACCGCGACCAGCTGGCCCTCGAAGCCGAGCGGCGCACCGGCCAGCAGCACAGTCGCGGCGGGCGCGCTTTCGATCACCAGCTCGGCCACGACGACCCTGGCCATGACCACGCCGAGTACGGCTACGACCCCGACGACGACTACTAG